One stretch of Roseimicrobium sp. ORNL1 DNA includes these proteins:
- a CDS encoding L-lactate permease: MPWPQNYDPFNNAAISTLVAAIPVGVLMGLIASGKLRVHLAACLALVIALAIATFAFHMPASAAFGAAGYGVAFGLLPVGWMILNLLFLYNMTVEKGWFDALRHSFTQLAPDPRIQLLLVAFCFGSFFEGIAGFGAPVAVTAALLIQLGFKPLEACCLSLIANTAPVAFGSLGIPIITLNQVTGLGELTLSQMAGRQLPFFSAIIPTWIIVAYSGWRGMKEVWPAAVTAGLSFAVMQFLISNFHGPMLVDIGSALFATLAMVVLLRIWKPKISAQPALATAGAGMPNDSITADPDTSTQPHERPLKRAWLPWIILVSIVFVWSQKGTKTWLDGVFTRDFPVAGLHEAVVRTPPVIPPDVVAKPEKAIYTLNLLSTTGTGILLAAIIAGAVMGFGPGRMFQIWLRTLVKIRLSLITIAAMLALGFVTKYSGADATLGLALAKTGWLYPFFGTLLGWLGVALTGSDTASNVLFGSLQTLTAQQVGVSPVLMASANSVGGVMGKMVDAQSIVVASTAANVFGQESAILRRVFWHSIILASLVGVLVFLQAYVWPFTLMVVKPAG, translated from the coding sequence ATGCCCTGGCCACAGAATTACGACCCCTTCAACAACGCCGCCATCTCTACCCTCGTGGCGGCCATACCGGTCGGCGTGCTCATGGGGCTCATTGCATCCGGGAAACTCCGCGTGCATCTCGCCGCGTGTCTGGCTCTGGTGATCGCCCTCGCAATTGCCACCTTCGCATTTCACATGCCAGCCTCTGCAGCCTTCGGCGCGGCAGGTTATGGCGTGGCCTTCGGCCTGCTGCCGGTGGGGTGGATGATTCTGAATCTCCTTTTCCTCTACAACATGACGGTGGAGAAAGGATGGTTCGATGCGCTGCGCCACAGCTTCACCCAGCTCGCACCGGATCCCCGCATCCAACTCTTGCTGGTGGCGTTTTGCTTCGGCTCTTTTTTTGAGGGCATCGCGGGCTTTGGCGCGCCAGTCGCGGTAACCGCTGCGTTGCTCATCCAGCTTGGGTTCAAGCCACTCGAAGCGTGCTGCCTCTCCCTCATTGCAAACACCGCACCGGTCGCCTTCGGTTCACTGGGCATTCCCATCATCACGCTGAATCAGGTCACGGGTCTCGGTGAGCTGACGCTGTCCCAGATGGCAGGCCGGCAACTTCCCTTCTTCTCCGCCATCATTCCCACCTGGATCATTGTGGCGTATTCCGGATGGCGCGGCATGAAGGAAGTCTGGCCCGCGGCAGTCACTGCGGGCCTGAGCTTTGCGGTGATGCAGTTCCTCATTTCGAACTTCCACGGTCCCATGCTCGTGGACATCGGCTCGGCCCTCTTTGCCACGCTGGCAATGGTGGTGCTGCTGAGAATCTGGAAGCCCAAGATCAGCGCCCAACCCGCGCTCGCCACCGCTGGGGCAGGAATGCCCAACGACTCCATCACCGCAGATCCTGACACCTCCACCCAGCCTCACGAGCGCCCTTTGAAGCGCGCGTGGCTGCCGTGGATCATTCTCGTGAGCATCGTCTTTGTATGGAGCCAGAAGGGGACAAAGACTTGGCTCGACGGCGTCTTCACACGCGACTTCCCTGTGGCAGGCCTGCATGAAGCGGTGGTGCGCACGCCACCCGTGATTCCCCCGGATGTGGTGGCCAAGCCGGAGAAGGCCATCTATACGCTCAACCTGCTCTCCACCACCGGTACCGGCATTCTGCTCGCAGCAATCATCGCCGGCGCGGTCATGGGCTTTGGACCCGGACGCATGTTTCAGATCTGGTTGCGCACGCTGGTGAAGATCCGACTCTCCTTGATCACCATCGCCGCCATGCTTGCACTCGGATTCGTGACGAAGTATTCCGGCGCCGATGCCACCCTCGGCCTGGCTCTGGCAAAGACGGGATGGCTCTATCCCTTCTTCGGCACACTTCTGGGTTGGCTCGGCGTGGCGCTCACCGGTTCGGATACCGCATCGAATGTACTCTTCGGTTCTCTCCAAACACTCACTGCGCAACAGGTAGGCGTGAGTCCCGTGCTCATGGCCAGTGCGAACAGCGTGGGCGGCGTGATGGGCAAGATGGTGGACGCGCAGAGCATCGTGGTTGCCAGTACCGCAGCGAACGTGTTTGGTCAGGAGAGCGCGATCCTTCGCCGCGTGTTCTGGCACAGCATCATTCTCGCATCGCTCGTCGGTGTGCTCGTATTCCTCCAGGCATATGTGTGGCCCTTCACCCTGATGGTGGTGAAACCAGCCGGCTGA
- a CDS encoding alpha/beta hydrolase family protein has protein sequence MPSGLIPFRVITIALGVTFPATMLPAQSPVPITNAERWLSAVKTPEFTAPATKEDWDKQRTEIRATLQSLLGTFPPRPAVPEVTTISREEKDGYVLEKFRFENGLGMTVPGYLFLPSAPAASGKKSPAILYCHWHGGQYDIGKEELLQTNATPVAAGPALATLGYVVLGIDACCFGERNGEGPGGPTEKGSAGEMTAAKFQLWAGRTLWGVMVRDDLMALDYLCSRPEVDASRMGVTGISMGSTRSWWIMALDDRPRAAVNVACMTRYQDLIQAQNLKAHGIYYFVPGMLQHFDSEAVIALAAPRPMLFMTGDQDTGSPVSGIKAIVERVKPIYQLHGAPGHFENVIYPGVGHVYLPEMWERTVKWMDLHVKSQP, from the coding sequence ATGCCCAGCGGCCTGATTCCGTTCCGTGTCATCACTATCGCCTTGGGCGTGACATTCCCCGCCACCATGTTGCCCGCCCAATCGCCCGTCCCCATCACCAATGCCGAGCGCTGGCTGAGTGCCGTGAAAACTCCTGAGTTCACCGCGCCAGCCACCAAGGAAGACTGGGACAAGCAGCGAACGGAGATACGTGCGACGCTGCAATCGCTGCTGGGCACCTTCCCTCCCCGGCCCGCTGTTCCCGAAGTCACCACGATCTCGCGCGAGGAAAAGGATGGCTACGTCCTGGAGAAGTTCCGCTTCGAAAATGGACTCGGCATGACGGTACCGGGCTATCTCTTTCTTCCCTCCGCTCCCGCAGCCTCCGGGAAGAAATCACCCGCCATCCTCTACTGCCACTGGCATGGTGGGCAGTACGACATCGGGAAGGAGGAGCTGCTCCAGACGAATGCCACGCCTGTGGCTGCGGGTCCTGCTCTGGCAACACTCGGGTATGTGGTGCTGGGGATCGACGCCTGCTGCTTTGGTGAACGCAATGGCGAAGGTCCCGGTGGCCCGACGGAGAAGGGCTCTGCTGGAGAAATGACGGCAGCCAAATTCCAGCTCTGGGCGGGACGCACGCTGTGGGGCGTCATGGTTCGCGATGATCTCATGGCGCTGGACTACCTCTGCTCCCGCCCGGAGGTGGATGCCTCACGCATGGGTGTCACCGGCATCAGCATGGGCAGCACGCGGAGCTGGTGGATCATGGCGCTCGACGATCGCCCGCGCGCCGCAGTGAACGTGGCGTGCATGACCCGCTATCAAGACCTCATACAGGCACAAAATCTAAAAGCCCACGGCATCTACTACTTCGTGCCGGGCATGCTCCAGCACTTCGACAGCGAAGCGGTCATTGCACTCGCTGCACCGCGTCCCATGCTCTTCATGACAGGCGATCAAGATACAGGTTCACCAGTGAGTGGGATCAAGGCCATCGTGGAAAGGGTAAAACCAATCTACCAACTCCACGGAGCGCCAGGCCACTTTGAAAACGTCATCTATCCCGGTGTGGGGCACGTGTACCTGCCGGAGATGTGGGAGCGCACGGTGAAGTGGATGGACCTGCACGTGAAGTCGCAGCCCTGA
- a CDS encoding Uma2 family endonuclease → MVLPQTSPYVTPQEYYARERAADHKSEYYQGEIFAMAGSTTRHARIGTNLQGELYGRLKGGHRSPYNSDQRIKIAATGLRTYPDASVFCSKMEYDPDDQQRETAVNPTMLFEVLSDSTEAYDRGTKAEQYRRIASLQAYLLINQGTAHVEHFERQEDGTWRLTEASGLDSTVRLSALGIDLPLADLYSGAELDEPPHLNVVRER, encoded by the coding sequence ATGGTCTTGCCGCAGACGTCTCCCTATGTCACCCCGCAGGAATACTATGCGCGGGAGCGTGCTGCCGACCACAAGAGTGAATACTACCAAGGCGAGATCTTTGCCATGGCCGGGAGTACCACGCGTCACGCACGGATTGGCACCAATTTGCAAGGGGAGCTATACGGGCGCCTCAAGGGCGGTCACCGCTCTCCCTATAACAGCGACCAGAGGATCAAGATTGCTGCGACGGGCCTCCGCACTTACCCAGATGCCAGTGTATTTTGTAGCAAGATGGAGTACGACCCGGATGATCAACAGCGGGAAACGGCAGTAAATCCCACCATGCTCTTCGAGGTTCTTTCCGATTCCACTGAGGCCTACGATCGCGGGACCAAGGCGGAACAGTACCGTCGTATCGCTTCGCTACAGGCCTATCTGTTGATCAATCAAGGCACAGCGCATGTGGAACACTTCGAACGCCAGGAGGATGGCACGTGGCGGCTCACGGAAGCGTCTGGCCTTGACTCCACAGTGCGGCTCTCCGCGCTTGGCATCGATCTTCCACTCGCGGATTTGTACTCTGGAGCTGAACTGGATGAGCCGCCGCATCTAAACGTGGTTCGGGAAAGATAG
- a CDS encoding FN3 domain-containing metallophosphoesterase family protein yields the protein MPAKFIACLAVFGACLSPAYAQVERVWLTHQTNDPSSIVVNWETAKPTPSVVNYGLSAKYDRVATAEGLATWHHVEIAIPEKDVVWHYSVGSGEHATKDATFKGFPVEELRVAIVGDWGYAPGRDLSALKKDDVHLLITAGDNVPSLHEKGREGVKAFAALIDSEPELFRSTPFMPILGNHDKEAKPRGPKPPPEPVYDVSASAYREFFVLPSDEWKWHFDIPEFDARFIATDIQHISDIGNTWQTCHPIDAQSEQFVWFRDLIGKSTQGYVFSLINEKQSSLAGATKGIWHEQFRKGSALITGFGYFAERAELDGGLPCFNTCLKGDGSPYKDAKAQFFKSEDNYLLLTFKKGASSMTAQFKNLRGEVLDTRVIEKRKL from the coding sequence ATGCCCGCAAAGTTCATTGCTTGCCTCGCTGTTTTCGGCGCGTGTCTTTCTCCTGCCTACGCCCAGGTCGAGCGCGTGTGGCTCACGCATCAGACGAATGATCCCTCGAGCATCGTGGTGAATTGGGAAACGGCGAAGCCGACTCCATCCGTGGTGAACTATGGACTCAGTGCGAAGTATGATCGCGTGGCCACGGCAGAAGGTCTGGCGACGTGGCATCACGTGGAGATCGCGATTCCGGAGAAGGATGTCGTGTGGCACTACTCCGTGGGCAGTGGTGAGCACGCGACCAAGGATGCCACTTTCAAGGGATTTCCGGTGGAGGAGTTGCGAGTGGCCATCGTCGGTGACTGGGGGTATGCACCGGGAAGGGACCTCAGTGCCTTGAAGAAGGATGATGTGCACCTGCTTATTACTGCGGGAGACAATGTGCCCAGCTTGCACGAGAAGGGGAGGGAGGGGGTAAAGGCCTTCGCCGCGCTCATCGACAGCGAGCCGGAGCTTTTTCGAAGCACGCCCTTTATGCCCATCCTGGGGAATCATGACAAGGAGGCAAAACCTCGCGGCCCCAAGCCACCGCCTGAGCCGGTCTATGATGTGTCTGCCTCCGCGTATCGTGAGTTCTTTGTGCTGCCGAGCGACGAATGGAAGTGGCACTTCGATATTCCCGAGTTCGACGCACGCTTCATCGCCACGGACATCCAGCACATCTCAGACATTGGGAATACCTGGCAGACCTGCCATCCCATTGATGCGCAGTCGGAGCAGTTTGTCTGGTTCCGCGATTTGATAGGCAAGAGCACGCAAGGATATGTGTTCAGCCTCATCAATGAGAAGCAGTCCTCGCTGGCTGGTGCGACGAAAGGCATCTGGCACGAGCAGTTTCGCAAAGGCAGTGCTCTCATCACCGGCTTCGGCTATTTCGCCGAGCGTGCCGAACTGGATGGCGGATTACCCTGTTTCAACACCTGCCTGAAAGGCGATGGTTCACCCTACAAGGATGCGAAGGCACAGTTCTTCAAAAGTGAGGACAACTACCTGCTGCTCACCTTCAAGAAGGGGGCGTCCAGCATGACCGCGCAGTTCAAGAACCTGCGCGGCGAGGTGCTGGATACGCGGGTGATTGAGAAGCGGAAGCTGTGA
- a CDS encoding glutathione peroxidase: MKRFLALVSLFAVTTMLAADSKTILDIPLKDIDGKDTSLKAHQGKVLLVVNVASQCGLTPQYQGLQGLYEQYKDKGLVVLGFPCNDFGAQEPGSNEEIKSFCSTNYKVTFPMFDKIHVKGSEQHPLYTALTGKDGAFPGDVGWNFGKFLIGKDGKPLQRFEPDVEPTDAGLLKAIEEALAAK; the protein is encoded by the coding sequence ATGAAACGCTTTCTCGCCCTTGTCTCCCTTTTTGCCGTCACCACCATGCTCGCTGCTGATTCCAAAACCATTCTCGACATCCCGCTCAAAGACATCGACGGCAAGGACACTTCGCTGAAGGCCCACCAAGGCAAGGTGCTGCTGGTGGTGAACGTGGCCTCGCAGTGCGGCCTGACACCGCAGTATCAGGGGCTGCAAGGACTCTACGAACAATACAAGGACAAGGGCCTGGTGGTGCTCGGCTTCCCCTGCAACGACTTCGGTGCACAGGAGCCGGGTTCCAATGAAGAGATCAAATCCTTCTGCAGCACAAACTACAAGGTGACCTTTCCCATGTTCGACAAGATCCATGTGAAGGGGTCCGAGCAGCACCCGCTCTATACCGCGCTGACCGGCAAGGATGGCGCATTCCCCGGTGATGTAGGCTGGAACTTCGGCAAGTTTCTCATCGGCAAGGACGGCAAGCCCCTGCAGCGCTTCGAGCCGGATGTGGAGCCCACGGATGCCGGACTGCTGAAGGCGATTGAAGAAGCGCTGGCAGCAAAATAG